In Ornithinibacter aureus, the genomic stretch ACGAGACCGCACAGGATGACGAGCAGCAGCCCCTGGCCGCCGTCGGAGAGGAACTCCTCCTTGGGTGCGCCGGACTTGTCCTGGATGTTGATGACGGCGTTGGACACCGTCAGCGCCACCTCGACGGAGAGAAAGGCACCGACGAGGTTGAGGATGGCCGCCAGGGCCACCGCCACCTTCGGCTTCAGCGCCCCGGTCGAGATGGAGGCGGCCATGGCATTGGCCGTGTCATGAAAGCCGTTCGTGAAGTCGAAGGCCAGTGCTGTCACGATGACGAGCACGAGAGTGAGGGTCGCAGCGTCCACGATCCTTCAGTCTGGTCCTGAAACCTCGAGTTCGCCAAGCGGAGGGGTGTTGTTCACCTCTCGTTCATCATCGCTCGTGGCACCTGCCGTCGCACGCGGTGACAGGATGCGCCGATGAGTGACCTGGACTGGAGCACGGTGGACGGGCTCGCCGCCATCCGCGAGCACCTCGCGGCCCGGATCGAGGGGTGGCGCCAGCCGGTGGCGTACGCCGTCGGTCTGAGCCCCGCGTCGTCCTCGCCGGAGTGGGACTTCGCCCACGTCAACACCCCTGGCGGGCGGCACGGGCTGCCCGCGGTGGTGCTCGCGACGATCCTCGGTCACGACGGCTCGACCGCCTCGCTCCCGGTGACGGCGCACCAGCTGGCCGCGGCCGTCGAGTCGCTGGCCCCCGCGCAGGCCTGCACGGAGGTCGAGCACCCCAACCTCGCGGCCTGGCGCGCGGCGCTGGCCGACCTCGAGGGCAATCCGGCTCGGGAGGCGGTGGCCGTCTTCGTGGCCGACCTCGACGACCCGGTGACCTCCGAGGCCGACGGGTCGATGCGTGCGACGTTCGAAGGCCACGCCCCCGCGCTCTGAACGCCGACGCGGCAGGGGACGAAACGGCATCCTCGGTCGTTGGGACTCCCGGCCGGATGCGTGCGGAGCTCCCGCGCGTGATCGACGGGCCCGTGGACGTCGGAGGTAGCCCGTGCTCGACACGCTCACCGCGCTCGTCGAGGCTGGTGCCGCCGCGGCGTGGGTGCTGCCCGTGGTGCTGCTCGTGGCCGTGTTCGACGCCCTGGTCCCGCCGGTGCCGAGTGAGGGGATCGTCGTCGCCCTGGCGGCTGTCGCCGTCGCCGGTGACGGGCCGAACCTGATGGCGCTCGCGGTGGCAGCCGGCGTCGGGGCCTTCCTCGGTGACTCCCTGACCTACGTCGTCGGTCGGCGGTTCGGTCCGCAGCGTCTGCACCGGATCACCCGGCCTTCCGCTCAGCGAGCCCTGAGCCGGGCTTCGGACACGCTCGACCGGCGCGGTGCCGTCGTCATCCTCTCGGCGCGCTACGTCCCGCTCGGCCGGGTGGCCGTGAACCTCACCGCGGGGGCGACCGGGTTCCCGCCCCGTCGTTTCGTCGGCTTGGCGGCAGTGGCCGCGACGACCTGGGCCGCCTGGTCGGTCGGGGTGGGTGCCCTGGCCGGCCACTGGCTCGAGGGCAACCCGCTGCTCGGATCGGTCCTGGGCGTGGTGGCGGCCCTGCTGCTCGGCCTCGGCATCGACCGGGTCGCCCGGCGCGCCAGCGGGTGGGGCCGGATGCCGTCCGCGGTCGTCGCGCGCACCTGACCTCCCGGGTCGCCCGGCAGGGAGGGTGTCGGTCACCGTGGCCCGCCTGAGGGCGGCCCGGCGTTTGCACTCTCATGGGGAGAGTGCCAATAATGGCGTTAGCACTCTCACCATGAGAGTGACAATCCTGACCGGTCCGGTGAGGGTGGGGTGCCCCGGCGCGTGAGCTGACGGCATCCGACTCGTCCGTCGCGGGCACCGCCCGGTCTCCACCTTCGATTCGCGTGGAGGAACCACCCGAATGGCCAAGATCATCGCTTTTGATGAAGAGGCGCGCCGCGGTCTCGAGCGGGGCATGAACGTGCTCGCCGACGCCGTCAGGGTCACCCTGGGGCCCAAGGGCCGCAACGTCGTGCTCGAGAAGAAGTGGGGCGCCCCCACGATCACCAACGACGGCGTCTCGATCGCCAAGGAGATCGAGCTCGACGACCCGTACGAGAAGATCGGCGCCGAGCTCGTCAAGGAGGTCGCCAAGAAGACCGACGACGTCGCCGGTGACGGCACGACGACGGCGACCGTCCTCGCCCAGGCGCTCGTGCGCGAGGGCCTGCGCAACGTCGCCGCCGGGGCCAACCCGATGGCGCTCAAGCGCGGCATCGAGAAGGCCGTCGCGGCCGTCTCCGACGAGCTGCTCGCCGCCGCCAAGGACGTCGAGACCAAGGAGCAGATCGCCGCGACCGCGTCGATCAGCGCCGCTGACCCCCTGATCGGCGAGATGATCGCCGAGGCCATGGACAAGGTCGGCAAGGAAGGCGTCATCACCGTCGAGGAGAGCAACACCTTCGGCCTCGAGCTCGAGCTCACCGAGGGCATGCGCTTCGACAAGGGCTACATCAGCCACTACTTCGTCACCGACACCGAGCGCATGGAGGCCGTGCTCGAGGACCCCTACGTCCTCATCGCGAACTCCAAGATCGGGTCGATCAAGGACCTGCTCCCGCTCCTGGAGAAGGTCATGCAGTCGGGCAAGCCGCTGCTCATCATCTCCGAGGACGTCGAGGGCGAGGCCCTGTCCACGCTCGTCGTGAACAAGATCCGTGGCACCTTCAAGTCGGTCGCCGTCAAGGCCCCCGGCTTCGGTGACCGCCGCAAGGCCATGCTCGGCGACATCGCCATCCTCACCGGTGGCCAGGTCATCTCCGAGGAGGTCGGCCTCAAGCTCGACACCGCCGAGCTCGACCTGCTCGGTCGCGCCCGCAAGGTCGTCGTCACCAAGGACGAGACGACCATCGTCGAGGGTGCCGGGGACGAGGAGCAGATCGCCGGTCGGGTCAACCAGATCCGTGCCGAGATCGAGAAGTCGGACTCCGACTACGACCGCGAGAAGCTCCAGGAGCGCCTCGCCAAGCTCGCCGGCGGCGTCGCCGTCATCAAGGCGGGCGCGGCCACCGAGGTCGAGCTCAAGGAGCGCAAGCACCGCATCGAGGATGCCGTGCGCAACGCCAAGGCCGCCGTCGAGGAGGGCATCGTCGCCGGTGGTGGCGTCGCCCTCATCCAGGCCGGCAAGGCCGCCTTCGCCAAGCTCGCGCTCGAAGGTGAGGAGGCGACCGGTGCGAACATCGTGCGCGTCGCCATCGAGGCCCCGCTCAAGCAGATCGCGATCAACGCCGGTCTCGAGGGTGGAGTCGTCGCGGAGAAGGTCGGCAACCTCGACTCCGGTTGGGGCCTGAACGCCGCGACCGGCGAGTACGTCGACCTCATCGCCGCGGGCATCATCGACCCGGCCAAGGTCACGCGCTCGGCGCTGATGAACGCTGCGTCGATCGCCGCGCTGTTCCTCACCACCGAGGCCGTCATCGCTGACAAGCCGGAGAAGAACCCGCCGGCCATGCCCGGCGGCGACGACATGGGCGGCATGGGTTTCTGACCCGAGCCACCCAGGTCTCACCGCACGAGGGCGGTCCCCACAGCGGGGCCGCCCTCGTGGCATGTCCGTCAGGTCATGCGCAGGCCGCGGCCCTGGTCGACCGGGGTCCGCGCCCGCAGCAGCAACCGCACCGCAGTGCCCAGCCACAGGGCGGCCAGGGCCACCGCGACCACCAGGCTCGAGGTCGTCGGCAGCTCGTCACGGCCGAGGAGGAGCAGGGGCACGCCCAGCACGCCGAAGGAGACCACGGCCAGCGCCCTGTCGGCGGCGCCCCAGCGCCGCGAGAGCAGCACGAGCACACAGCCGATCAGCCACGGCAGCGGTGCGAACGCCGAGGTCGCCGGCACGAGCGCCAGGACGACCGATGCCGCGAGCAGCGTGATCGTCACGACCTCCAGCCACGGGGGCCCGGTCACCGGGGCGCCGAACGGGTCGGGTGCGAGGTACTCGATCTCGGGAGCCACCGCCTGGCCGCTGGCCTCGGCGACGAGGTCGGCAGGATCCCCGAGGTCGGCGAGCACCTGGCGAACCGCGGCCTCCGAGCGGGGGGTGGTGCCGACGGCATCCGCGAGGTACTCGTCGATGCTCGTGCGCAGCTCGGCCCGCCGCTCCGCCGGCAGCGCCGACGCCTCGGTGTCGAGTCGGGCGAGCCACTCGTCGACCGCCGGGTGGTTCGGGGTCGTCATGTCCGCGCGCCTGCCATGGCGAACACGGTAGTCGCCACGTAGACGCCGTGCGCTCAGCAACCATTCAGGGGGTGCCCAGCATCTGGTGGGAAAGGCGAGGCAGGATCGACCCATGACCACGGCCACCGCCACTGACCCGCTCGTCCTCGGACCCCTGCTGCGCTACGTCGACGAGTCGTCGGCGACGATCTGGGTTCGCACGGCGGATCCCGCGCTGGTCACCGTCGAGCGGGCCGGGCACGTCTGGAGTGCCCCGACCTTCGCCGTCCACGGCTCTCACTTCGCGCTCGTCGTGCTCGACGGGCTCGAGCCCGGCAGCGACGACGCGTACGAGGTGCGCCTCGACGGCATCCCCGTCTGGCCACGCGAGGGGATGCCGCCGAGCCGGGTTCGCACGCTGGACCCGGCCCGCGAACCGCGGCTGGCCTTCGGCACCTGCCGCACGACCGGGAGCCACGACGAGGTGGGCAACCGGGCCCACGGGGTCGATGCGCTGCGTTCCTTCGCGATCGCCCTGAGGGACGACCCGACGACGCACTGGCCCGACCTGCTCCTGCTGCTCGGTGACCAGGTGTACGCGGACACCACCCCGCACCCCGAGCTCGAGGAGTTCATGGCGTCGCGGCGCGACCTGTCGCTGCCACCCGGGGACGAGATCAAGGACTTCGTCGAGTACGCCGAGCTGTACCGGCTCGCGTGGAGCGACGACGTCGTGCGCTGGGTGCTGTCGACGGTGCCCTCGGCGATGATGTTCGACGACCACGACATCCGCGACGACTGGAACACCTCGTGGTCCTGGCGCCGCGAGATCCGGGCCACGACGTGGTGGCAGGAACGCATCGTCGCCGGGCTCGGGGCCTACTGGGTGCACCAGCACATCGGCAACCTCTCGCCGGCCGAGCTCGCCGACGAGGAGGTGTGGCGCCACGTGAGCGCGCACGCGGCATCCGGGGAGGCCGGTGAGCTCGACCTCTCGGACGTGCTGGATGCCGTGGCCGCCCGGGCGGACGAGGAACCGTCGACCTACCGCTGGAGCTACGCCCGAGCCCTCGGGGACTGCGCCCTCGTCGTCGTCGACTCGCGCGCGGCTCGTGAACTGCGCCCCGACGGCCGCTCGATGCTCGACGCCGACGAGATGCGCTGGCTCGACGGGGTGATGCGCGGTGGGGTGCGCCACCTGTTCATCGGCACCTCGCTGCCGTTCCTCCTGCCGCCCGGTCTGCACGACTTCGAGGCGATGAACGAGGCGATGGCGCAGGGGTCGCACGGGCGACGGGTGGCCAGGGCTGCCGAGCGCGTTCGCCGACGCATCGACCTCGAGCACTGGGCGGCCTTCAACGAGGGGTTCGACGAGGTGTTCGAGATGGTCATGGCGGTCGCCCGTGGTGAGCGGGGCGCGGCGCCGCAGACCGTGACCTTCCTGTCGGGGGACGTGCACAACTCCTACCTGGCCCAGGTGAGCGACCCGCGGCGTCTTGGCGCCTCGTCGCGGATCGTGCAGGCGGTGTGCTCCCCGATCCGCAACCCCATGCCGCGGGGTGTGCGAGTCGTCATGTCGCTGTTCGCCCGCTCGCTCGTGCGCCCGATGCGGTTCATCGCCGCCCGGTCGCGGCGGGTGCCCAACCCGGCGTACCCGTGGACGATCACCGACGGGCCGTGGTTCGACAACAACCTCGCCCTCGTGACCGTCGGCGAGGGGGCGCTGGAGCTGTCGTGGGTGACCGGGGTCGTCGCTGATGACGTGGACCATCCGGCGTTGCAGACCGTGTATGCCGCCCGCATCACGCCGTTGGTGCCGTCACCACGGTTGGTCGAGGGTCTGTCTAAGGTTTGACAGCCAGCGCGGAACACGGTGGGCCTCGCCTACCGTTGGGCGGGCAGTGGGTGCGCGTGTGCGCCCTCCTGATCCCCTGCCGGGTTTCGTGCCGGCCACGCTGACAAGGACTGCCATGACCCTCGCCGAAACCACCGCCCGCGAGACGACGCCGCGCCTGGCCGCCGCCCGGGTCGAGGGGCTGAGCAAGGTGTACGGCTCGGGGGAGACCCGGGTCGTCGCGCTCGATGACGTGACCCTGGACCTGTACGCGGGGGAGTTCACCGCGATCATGGGCAAGTCGGGGTCGGGGAAGTCCACGCTGATGCACTGTGCGGCAGGGTTGGACGAGGCGAGCGCCGGGCACGTCTTCGTCGGGGACGTCGACCTCACGACGCTCAAGGAGCGGGCGCTCACCGAGCTGCGGCGCGACCGCATCGGGTTCGTGTTCCAGGCCTTCAACCTCGTGCCCACGCTCACCGCCCGCGAGAACATCGTGCTCCCGGCGGCCATCGCCGGACGCGAGCCGGATGCCGCGTGGTTCGACGAGGTCGTCGACACCGTCGGGTTGCGCGACCGACTCGGGCACCGCCCGAGCGAGATGTCCGGGGGCCAGCAGCAGCGCGTCGCCTGCGCCCGCGCGCTCGTCGGGCGGCCCGACATCGTCTTTGCCGACGAGCCCACCGGCAACCTCGACTCCACGTCGGGCGCCGAGGTCCTGGGCTTCCTGCGGCGGGTCGTCGACACCCACGGCCAGACCGTGGTCATGGTGACGCACGACCCCGGCGCGGCCAGCTGGACCGACCGGGTCGTCTTCCTCGCCGACGGCAAGGTGGTCGACGAGCTGCGCGAGCCGACCCCCGAGCTGGTCCTGGAGAAGATGGCCGCCCTCGGTCGGCCGGTCGGGGCCTGACCCGTGCTCAAGGCCACCTGGCGCAATGTCTTCGCGCACAAGGTGCGGCTGTTCCTCAGCGCCTTCGCCGTCATCCTCGGTGTGGCGTTCGTGGCCGGCTCCTACATCTTCACCGACACCCTCGACCGGGCCTTCACCGGCCTTACGAGCGGGGCCGTCGGGGACGTCATCGTGCAGCCCGGGTCGAGCGATGGCGAGGAGGCGTCCGGTCTGGGCGCCCTCGGAAGCCGCACCGTCCCGGCATCCTTGGTCGAGGAACTGGGCGCAGTTCCCGGGGCGGCCCGCGCGGACGGGCGGGTGTCGAACTTCGGCACGTTCGTCGTCGGCAAGGACGGCAAGCTCATCGGTGGCCAGGGCCCGCCCGGGATCGCCGTCAACCGCAGCGAGGGGCCGGCCGCGAACGGCATCCCGTTGGCCACGCTGGAGAGCGGACGCTGGCCCGAGGCGCCCGACGAGGTCGTGCTCGACCCGTCGACGGCACGCAAGGCCGGCTACCTGCTGGGGGAGCGGATCCCGCTCGTCACGACGAGTGAGGTGCCGCGGATCGAGCTGACCTATGTCGGGACCGCGAGCTTCGGCGGGTCGGCCCTGGTGGGTGCGAGCGTCGTCATGCTCGAGACCTCGAAGGCCCAGGAGGTGTACCTCGGTGGTGAGGACGCCTTCTCCGCGGTGTGGGTGACCGCGGCGCCGGGCACGAGCCAGGAGCAGTTGCTCGCCTCGGTCAAGGAGGCGCTGCCCGAGGGGTTCCGGGCCGCGACCGGCGACGCGACCTCCGAGCGCGCCTCGACCCGCATCGACGAGGCACTGTCCTTCGTCACGACGTTCCTCCTCGTCTTCGCCGGGGTCGCCCTGACCGTCGGCGCCTTCCTCATCGTCAACACCTTCTCGATCCTCGTCGCCCAGCGCAGCCGTGAACTGGCGCTGCTGCGGGCCATCGGTGCCAGCCGACGCCAGGTGGCGCGGTCGGTGCTTGCGGAGGCCGGCGTCGTGGGCCTCGTCGGATCCGCCGTGGGTATCGCGATGGGCTTCGTGCTCGCCGTCGGGATCAAGTTGCTCTTCAGTCGGATCGGGCTCGACCTCAGCGCCAACGAGCTCGTGCTGCGGCCGCGCACGGTCGTCGTCGCACTCGTGGTCGGCATCCTCGTCACCCTGGCCGCCGCGTACCTGCCGGCTCGTCGGGCTGGCCGGGTTCCCCCGGTCGCGGCGATGCGGGACGACGTCGCCCTCGCCGAGAGCGGGCTGCGCTGGCGCCTCGTCGTGGGTGCGGCGCTCCTCGCCGCCGGGATCGCGGCCATGGCGGCCGGGCTCGCCGGCCTCGGGTCGCAGCCGACGTACGTCCTCGGTGCGGGTGCGTTCGGTGTCCTCGTCGGCACGGCGCTGCTGAGCCCCGTGCTCGGCCGGCCGGTGCTGGCCGCCCTGGGGTGGTTCTACCGCCGCTCCTTCGGAGCCGTGGGGCTGATGGCCGAGCAGAACGCCCGCCGCAACCCGCGACGCACGGCGGCCACGGCATCCGCCCTGATGATCGGCGTCGCCCTGGTGACGATGATGTCCGTGCTCGGTGCGTCGGCCAAGGCCAGCCTGGACCAGTCGCTCTCCGAGGACATCGTGGCCGACTTCGTCGTGTCCAATGCCGTGGGGCAGGCCTTCTCCTCGACGGTCGCCGACGAGATCGAGCAGGTCGACGGGGTTGCCGCGCTCGCCCGGGTACGCAGTGCGGTGCTCCAGGTCGACGGCGACCGCGACTTCGCGTCGGCGGTCGACCCGTCGGCCGTGGATGCCGTGGCACGGCCGGAGATCGTCACCGGCGCCCTGGCTGATCTCGACGCGACCTCGGTGGCGATCTCCAGCGAGCTCGCTGCGGATCGGGGGTGGGCGGTCGGGTCGACCGTCAAGATCGGGTATGCCGGGACGACGTCGGACGCCACGGTCGTCGCGACCTATGTCGAGGGTGCCGTGCTGCAGTCGGACGTCACGATGTCGCTGGAGGGCTTCGATGCGATCGGGGTGCCGCCGACCGATCGCACGGTCTACGTCGTGGCAGCCCCCGGTGTCGACCGGGCGGTGCTGGGCGCTGCGCTGAAGGACGTCGTGGTCGACCTGCCGACCGTCACGGTCAACGACCAGGAGACCTTCGCGCAGGAGCAGCGCGCGCCGATCGACCAGCTGCTGTTCATCGTCTACGCACTCCTTGGTCTGGCCGTGGTCATCGCCGTGCTCGGCATCGTCAACACGCTGGCCCTGTCGGTCATCGAGCGGGTGCGTGAGATCGGGCTGCTGCGGGCGGTGGGCCTCAGCCGCACCCAGTTGCGCACGATGCTGCGGTTGGAGTCGGTGGCGATCGCACTGCTCGGGGCGGTGCTCGGCATCGCGCTCGGCCTCGCGTTTGCCCTGGCGCTGCAGCGCTCGCTCATCGACGACGGCATCGACGTGCTCGCCATCCCCGTCGGGCAGTTGGCGCTGTTCGTCGCGGTGGCCGCCGTGGTCGGGGTGCTCGCTGCCCTGTGGCCGGGCCGCCGCGCCGCCAAGCTCGACATCCTGCGCGCCATCGCCAGCGACTGACCGGCTCAGCCGAGCTGGCGGGGGGCCGAGCTCGGCTGATGAGCGCGGTCAGGGAGTGAACATCCGCGTGGCTGCGGCCTCGGCGTCGGCGTACTGGGTGCCCGCGGCGCCGAGCACCTGGCCGATGGAGTCCAGCGAGGTGCGCACCTGCTGCTGCGTGCCCCGCCACTGCGAGACGACACCCTGGAACTGCGCCGACGCCGTGCCGGTCCACGCGTCCTGAAGGCCGTTGAGCCGGGCCATCATCGTGGCGACCTGGCCCTCGATCTCGGCGGAGATGCGCGCGATGTCGCCGGCTGCACCCGCGATGCGCTCGGTGTCGACGGTGAACTGTGCTGCCATGGGAATCCCCCTCGTTCAGGGCTGCACCCGAGTGGCGCACCCGCTGCTGACGACACTAGGACGATTCGCGACACGGCCCCGAGACTTATCCACAGGGCTGGGTCGAGGGGCGTGCCCTTGCGCATCCGGGTGCGCTGCGTATCGGTGGTGGCGGGCGGCCGGCTCGATGGCTGGGCCTTACTCCCGTCGCAGATCCTTACTCCCGATGTGCGTCGTTGCAGCAGCGCACATCGGGAGCAAGGGCGCACATCGGGAGTTGGGCCCCGCCGTCGACACCTCACCGGGTACCGAGCCGGCCGAGAGGGGGTCGGACCTGTGCCGGAACTGACCTATTGGTCACGTCCGGCACTCGCGTCGCCCCGGCCTACGATCGGGGCGTGGCCATCCTCATCGACCCGCCGCGCCCCGAGGCGCACGGCCGCCGGTGGTCGCACCTGATCAGCGACACCAGCACCGAGGAGCTGCACGCCTTCGCCCGCGCGGCCGGCATCCCCCGCAGGGCGTTCGAGGGCGACCACTACGACATCCCCGAGGAGCGCTACGCCGCCGTGGTCGCAGCCGGGGCAGAGCCGATCCCGGCACGTGACCTCGTCCGACGGCTCCAGCGCAGCGGGCTGCGCCTGCAGAAGCGCCGCGGCGACACCGGCGTCGCCAAGGTCACCGGCATCCGCTTCGTCGACGGCACGAGCGCCGACGTCGACCTCATCGCCTCCCCTCGCGAGGCCGACGAGGCACGAGTGTTCGCGGCGATGGCCTTCGTCCGCGACGACACCAGCGACTTCGTGCTCGTGCACTCCGTGCGCCGCAGCGAGTGGGGTGCACCGGGTGGCTGGCGCGAGCCGGGGGAGTCGGTGCGTCAGAACGCCGTTCGTGAGGTCCGTGAGGAGACCGGCCTGTGCGTGGCCCCCCACGACCTCATCCCGATCGGTTACGAGCGCTTCCACCACCGATCCTCCGGCGGCCTGTGGCGCGAGGGGCAGGACCTGCTCCAGGTCTACGAGGTGAGCGTCCCCGGCATCCGACCCGCCCTCACCCCTGGACTCGACGACACGTCACACCACCAGTGGGTCACCTGGGACGAGCTCGAGGCCCTGTGCTCCCGCCAGTTCTGGTGGGCGCTCGCCGAGGCGACCCTCAGCCCGCCAGCCGGGTGAGTTCGCGGGCGAGGTTCTCACGCGCCGCCGGCCCCCACGTCGACCGCGCGTACTGGGTGCGGTACACGTTGTCCCGCGCGAGGAACGGTCGCAGCACGGCAGAGCGCTCACGGGCGTAGACCGCCGCGGGCACGTGCGCGTACTCGGCGCGCACCTGGGCGCAGTACTCGTCGAACCGAACCACCGGAGCCGCGAGGATCCACAGGTCCGCGTCATGCAGCAGCACCCGGGCAGGGTCCTCACCGGCGGTGCTGCCCAGATCGTGGTGCTCGGTGTCGAGCACGGATGCCGTGACGCGCCGTCGCGTCGTCGCCGCCACCCTCAGCGCGCTCAGGTGGTGCTCGGCCAGGTCTGCGCTCGCGGCCTCGTTGCTCACGGTGGCTGCCCCTGCGGCCGCGGCTGCCCCCGACGTGCCGGGACGGTCTGGCGTCTCACGGATGACCGAGTAGACAGCGTCGTGGAACCAGGCGGCCAAAACGGCGACCGTTGCGTCCTCGGCGGAGACCGCGCGGGTGGCGCACAGCCGGTCGAGCGCTGCGAGCACCTCGCTGAGGTGGGTGAGGCCGTGGTAGCGCCGGTGCTTCTCGCTCCAGCGATTGAGCAGGTCGTGCCCCACGTCGTCGACGACCTCCCGTGGCGCCCGGGGAGCGGCCGCGGCGCAGTCGGCCACCCACCGGCGTTGGAGCGCACGCATCGGGCCACTGTGCCACCCACCACGGGCTCGCGTCACGAGGCTGGACGCGACCGCTCGTACGCCTTGGCGTAGCGGCTGCCCATCGCCAGCAGCAGCAGACCCACGGCGATGAAGGCGACCGAGCGAACGATGCCGCTCAGCGACGACAGGTCGTAGAGGAACAGCTTCGCCACGCTGACGGCGGCGAGCAGGAGGCCCGTGCGCAGCGTCAGGTCGGCGTCAGGCGAACGCTCGAGGCCGTGCAGCAGCAACCATGCGGCTCCCAGCATCCAGGTGATCGTGGCGACGGCCTGCCCGATGGTGAACCCCAGGGTCGGGTCGCCCAGTCGCGCGCCGACGAGCGTGCCAGCCGCGGCCAGGGCCGTCGCGGAGGCGGCCAGCCCCAGCACCCAGACGGCGATCCGCACCATCACGCGCAGCTCACGCCCCAGACCGCGTTGCTGGCCCATCGCCCAGACGACCATGGCGAGCACCCCGGCGAGCACGATGCTGTCCAGCAGTGCCGCCGCCATGTCGCCGCGCAGGGTGCGCGCAGACGCCGCGACGGTCAGCGGGTACTG encodes the following:
- a CDS encoding DedA family protein; its protein translation is MLDTLTALVEAGAAAAWVLPVVLLVAVFDALVPPVPSEGIVVALAAVAVAGDGPNLMALAVAAGVGAFLGDSLTYVVGRRFGPQRLHRITRPSAQRALSRASDTLDRRGAVVILSARYVPLGRVAVNLTAGATGFPPRRFVGLAAVAATTWAAWSVGVGALAGHWLEGNPLLGSVLGVVAALLLGLGIDRVARRASGWGRMPSAVVART
- the groL gene encoding chaperonin GroEL (60 kDa chaperone family; promotes refolding of misfolded polypeptides especially under stressful conditions; forms two stacked rings of heptamers to form a barrel-shaped 14mer; ends can be capped by GroES; misfolded proteins enter the barrel where they are refolded when GroES binds) gives rise to the protein MAKIIAFDEEARRGLERGMNVLADAVRVTLGPKGRNVVLEKKWGAPTITNDGVSIAKEIELDDPYEKIGAELVKEVAKKTDDVAGDGTTTATVLAQALVREGLRNVAAGANPMALKRGIEKAVAAVSDELLAAAKDVETKEQIAATASISAADPLIGEMIAEAMDKVGKEGVITVEESNTFGLELELTEGMRFDKGYISHYFVTDTERMEAVLEDPYVLIANSKIGSIKDLLPLLEKVMQSGKPLLIISEDVEGEALSTLVVNKIRGTFKSVAVKAPGFGDRRKAMLGDIAILTGGQVISEEVGLKLDTAELDLLGRARKVVVTKDETTIVEGAGDEEQIAGRVNQIRAEIEKSDSDYDREKLQERLAKLAGGVAVIKAGAATEVELKERKHRIEDAVRNAKAAVEEGIVAGGGVALIQAGKAAFAKLALEGEEATGANIVRVAIEAPLKQIAINAGLEGGVVAEKVGNLDSGWGLNAATGEYVDLIAAGIIDPAKVTRSALMNAASIAALFLTTEAVIADKPEKNPPAMPGGDDMGGMGF
- a CDS encoding HAAS signaling domain-containing protein; the encoded protein is MTTPNHPAVDEWLARLDTEASALPAERRAELRTSIDEYLADAVGTTPRSEAAVRQVLADLGDPADLVAEASGQAVAPEIEYLAPDPFGAPVTGPPWLEVVTITLLAASVVLALVPATSAFAPLPWLIGCVLVLLSRRWGAADRALAVVSFGVLGVPLLLLGRDELPTTSSLVVAVALAALWLGTAVRLLLRARTPVDQGRGLRMT
- a CDS encoding alkaline phosphatase D family protein, coding for MTTATATDPLVLGPLLRYVDESSATIWVRTADPALVTVERAGHVWSAPTFAVHGSHFALVVLDGLEPGSDDAYEVRLDGIPVWPREGMPPSRVRTLDPAREPRLAFGTCRTTGSHDEVGNRAHGVDALRSFAIALRDDPTTHWPDLLLLLGDQVYADTTPHPELEEFMASRRDLSLPPGDEIKDFVEYAELYRLAWSDDVVRWVLSTVPSAMMFDDHDIRDDWNTSWSWRREIRATTWWQERIVAGLGAYWVHQHIGNLSPAELADEEVWRHVSAHAASGEAGELDLSDVLDAVAARADEEPSTYRWSYARALGDCALVVVDSRAARELRPDGRSMLDADEMRWLDGVMRGGVRHLFIGTSLPFLLPPGLHDFEAMNEAMAQGSHGRRVARAAERVRRRIDLEHWAAFNEGFDEVFEMVMAVARGERGAAPQTVTFLSGDVHNSYLAQVSDPRRLGASSRIVQAVCSPIRNPMPRGVRVVMSLFARSLVRPMRFIAARSRRVPNPAYPWTITDGPWFDNNLALVTVGEGALELSWVTGVVADDVDHPALQTVYAARITPLVPSPRLVEGLSKV
- a CDS encoding ABC transporter ATP-binding protein, with the translated sequence MTLAETTARETTPRLAAARVEGLSKVYGSGETRVVALDDVTLDLYAGEFTAIMGKSGSGKSTLMHCAAGLDEASAGHVFVGDVDLTTLKERALTELRRDRIGFVFQAFNLVPTLTARENIVLPAAIAGREPDAAWFDEVVDTVGLRDRLGHRPSEMSGGQQQRVACARALVGRPDIVFADEPTGNLDSTSGAEVLGFLRRVVDTHGQTVVMVTHDPGAASWTDRVVFLADGKVVDELREPTPELVLEKMAALGRPVGA
- a CDS encoding ABC transporter permease, whose product is MLKATWRNVFAHKVRLFLSAFAVILGVAFVAGSYIFTDTLDRAFTGLTSGAVGDVIVQPGSSDGEEASGLGALGSRTVPASLVEELGAVPGAARADGRVSNFGTFVVGKDGKLIGGQGPPGIAVNRSEGPAANGIPLATLESGRWPEAPDEVVLDPSTARKAGYLLGERIPLVTTSEVPRIELTYVGTASFGGSALVGASVVMLETSKAQEVYLGGEDAFSAVWVTAAPGTSQEQLLASVKEALPEGFRAATGDATSERASTRIDEALSFVTTFLLVFAGVALTVGAFLIVNTFSILVAQRSRELALLRAIGASRRQVARSVLAEAGVVGLVGSAVGIAMGFVLAVGIKLLFSRIGLDLSANELVLRPRTVVVALVVGILVTLAAAYLPARRAGRVPPVAAMRDDVALAESGLRWRLVVGAALLAAGIAAMAAGLAGLGSQPTYVLGAGAFGVLVGTALLSPVLGRPVLAALGWFYRRSFGAVGLMAEQNARRNPRRTAATASALMIGVALVTMMSVLGASAKASLDQSLSEDIVADFVVSNAVGQAFSSTVADEIEQVDGVAALARVRSAVLQVDGDRDFASAVDPSAVDAVARPEIVTGALADLDATSVAISSELAADRGWAVGSTVKIGYAGTTSDATVVATYVEGAVLQSDVTMSLEGFDAIGVPPTDRTVYVVAAPGVDRAVLGAALKDVVVDLPTVTVNDQETFAQEQRAPIDQLLFIVYALLGLAVVIAVLGIVNTLALSVIERVREIGLLRAVGLSRTQLRTMLRLESVAIALLGAVLGIALGLAFALALQRSLIDDGIDVLAIPVGQLALFVAVAAVVGVLAALWPGRRAAKLDILRAIASD
- a CDS encoding WXG100 family type VII secretion target codes for the protein MAAQFTVDTERIAGAAGDIARISAEIEGQVATMMARLNGLQDAWTGTASAQFQGVVSQWRGTQQQVRTSLDSIGQVLGAAGTQYADAEAAATRMFTP
- a CDS encoding DUF4031 domain-containing protein, which translates into the protein MAILIDPPRPEAHGRRWSHLISDTSTEELHAFARAAGIPRRAFEGDHYDIPEERYAAVVAAGAEPIPARDLVRRLQRSGLRLQKRRGDTGVAKVTGIRFVDGTSADVDLIASPREADEARVFAAMAFVRDDTSDFVLVHSVRRSEWGAPGGWREPGESVRQNAVREVREETGLCVAPHDLIPIGYERFHHRSSGGLWREGQDLLQVYEVSVPGIRPALTPGLDDTSHHQWVTWDELEALCSRQFWWALAEATLSPPAG